A genomic stretch from Microplitis mediator isolate UGA2020A chromosome 10, iyMicMedi2.1, whole genome shotgun sequence includes:
- the LOC130676500 gene encoding HSPB1-associated protein 1 isoform X1 has product MTPSRDLIKQIILEINEPILFNGIINNDTDNWSKLELDNFKKLLGDYKLPFRVGKNTRTTEPQWDINCPIETMTINECIEKIDNNTEEWYYFDYKYMHEWFDDKPEILEAVDWKLFGFDKSGRDSTLWIGSKGAHTNCHQDTYGCNLIAQLHGRKEWLLFPPDSGAELKQTRIPYEESTIYSKFNFFSPTRDDQVAMERINKNAKSIVLEKGQVLFVPRGWWHYVESLDFSISVNVWLPLESDNEGRLKEAIVKFLMTKSEGIPAAEELKSIDLNNLSLLMQHCIEECKKLRDVDEEIKIKRAKTVPLVLSNLAKDYPEVITEIRDLSREELNNILSFKSHRFKDKEILTVGINKSIKDDNDVLQTVVDRLCCADIIDVVVDSLLNAQP; this is encoded by the exons atgacacCATCAAgagatttaataaaacaaataatattagaAATTAATGAGCCGATTTTATTCAAtggaattattaataatgatactgATAATTGGAGTAAATTAGaattagataattttaaaaaattattaggcgaTTACAAGTTACCATTTAGAGTTGGTAAAAATACACGGActact gAGCCGCAATGGGACATAAATTGTCCGATAGAAACAATGACAATAAATGAATGTATCgagaaaattgataataatacaGAGGAATggtattattttgattataaatatatgcatgAATGGTTCGATGATAAGCCAGAAATATTGGAAGCTGTTGATTGGAAATTATTTGGCTTTGATAAATCTGGAAGAGACTCAACTTTGTGGATTGGTAGTAAAGGTGCTCATACTAATTGTCATCAAGATACTTACGGATGTAATTTAATTGCACAGTTACATGGCAG aaagGAATGGTTGTTATTCCCACCGGATTCGGGTGCTGAATTGAAGCAAACAAGGATTCCATATGAAGAATCAACGATTTAtagtaaattcaattttttttctccaacgagaGATGATCAAGTGGCGATGgagagaataaataaaaatgcaaAGTCAATTGTCTTGGAGAAAGGACAAGTTTTGTTTGTACCAAGAGGGTGGTGGCATTATGTTGAGTCGTTGGATTTTTCAATTAGTGTCAATGTATGGCTACCATTGGAAAGCGACAATGAGGGAAGGTTGAAAGAAgctattgttaaatttttaatgactaaGTCTGAAGGTATTCCAGCTGCTGAAGAACTTAAATCTATTGACTTGAATAATTTGTCGCTATTG ATGCAACATTGTATCGAAGAGTGTAAGAAATTGCGAGATGtcgatgaagaaataaaaataaaaagagctAAAACTGTCCCTTtggttttatcaaatttagcTAAAGATTATCCAGAAGTAATCACAGAAATTCGTGATTTAAGTAGAGAAgaattaaataacattttgAGTTTCAAAAGTCATAGATTTAAAGATAAAGAAATACTTACTGTAGGAATAAACAAAAGTATTAAAGATGATAACGATGTACTGCAAACTGTTGTCGATAGACTTTGTTGTGCAGATATTATTGATGTTGTTGTTGATAGTTTATTGAATGCACAGCCGTAG
- the LOC130676500 gene encoding HSPB1-associated protein 1 isoform X2 — MTPSRDLIKQIILEINEPILFNGIINNDTDNWSKLELDNFKKLLGDYKLPFREPQWDINCPIETMTINECIEKIDNNTEEWYYFDYKYMHEWFDDKPEILEAVDWKLFGFDKSGRDSTLWIGSKGAHTNCHQDTYGCNLIAQLHGRKEWLLFPPDSGAELKQTRIPYEESTIYSKFNFFSPTRDDQVAMERINKNAKSIVLEKGQVLFVPRGWWHYVESLDFSISVNVWLPLESDNEGRLKEAIVKFLMTKSEGIPAAEELKSIDLNNLSLLMQHCIEECKKLRDVDEEIKIKRAKTVPLVLSNLAKDYPEVITEIRDLSREELNNILSFKSHRFKDKEILTVGINKSIKDDNDVLQTVVDRLCCADIIDVVVDSLLNAQP; from the exons atgacacCATCAAgagatttaataaaacaaataatattagaAATTAATGAGCCGATTTTATTCAAtggaattattaataatgatactgATAATTGGAGTAAATTAGaattagataattttaaaaaattattaggcgaTTACAAGTTACCATTTAGA gAGCCGCAATGGGACATAAATTGTCCGATAGAAACAATGACAATAAATGAATGTATCgagaaaattgataataatacaGAGGAATggtattattttgattataaatatatgcatgAATGGTTCGATGATAAGCCAGAAATATTGGAAGCTGTTGATTGGAAATTATTTGGCTTTGATAAATCTGGAAGAGACTCAACTTTGTGGATTGGTAGTAAAGGTGCTCATACTAATTGTCATCAAGATACTTACGGATGTAATTTAATTGCACAGTTACATGGCAG aaagGAATGGTTGTTATTCCCACCGGATTCGGGTGCTGAATTGAAGCAAACAAGGATTCCATATGAAGAATCAACGATTTAtagtaaattcaattttttttctccaacgagaGATGATCAAGTGGCGATGgagagaataaataaaaatgcaaAGTCAATTGTCTTGGAGAAAGGACAAGTTTTGTTTGTACCAAGAGGGTGGTGGCATTATGTTGAGTCGTTGGATTTTTCAATTAGTGTCAATGTATGGCTACCATTGGAAAGCGACAATGAGGGAAGGTTGAAAGAAgctattgttaaatttttaatgactaaGTCTGAAGGTATTCCAGCTGCTGAAGAACTTAAATCTATTGACTTGAATAATTTGTCGCTATTG ATGCAACATTGTATCGAAGAGTGTAAGAAATTGCGAGATGtcgatgaagaaataaaaataaaaagagctAAAACTGTCCCTTtggttttatcaaatttagcTAAAGATTATCCAGAAGTAATCACAGAAATTCGTGATTTAAGTAGAGAAgaattaaataacattttgAGTTTCAAAAGTCATAGATTTAAAGATAAAGAAATACTTACTGTAGGAATAAACAAAAGTATTAAAGATGATAACGATGTACTGCAAACTGTTGTCGATAGACTTTGTTGTGCAGATATTATTGATGTTGTTGTTGATAGTTTATTGAATGCACAGCCGTAG
- the LOC130676500 gene encoding HSPB1-associated protein 1 isoform X3 gives MTINECIEKIDNNTEEWYYFDYKYMHEWFDDKPEILEAVDWKLFGFDKSGRDSTLWIGSKGAHTNCHQDTYGCNLIAQLHGRKEWLLFPPDSGAELKQTRIPYEESTIYSKFNFFSPTRDDQVAMERINKNAKSIVLEKGQVLFVPRGWWHYVESLDFSISVNVWLPLESDNEGRLKEAIVKFLMTKSEGIPAAEELKSIDLNNLSLLMQHCIEECKKLRDVDEEIKIKRAKTVPLVLSNLAKDYPEVITEIRDLSREELNNILSFKSHRFKDKEILTVGINKSIKDDNDVLQTVVDRLCCADIIDVVVDSLLNAQP, from the exons ATGACAATAAATGAATGTATCgagaaaattgataataatacaGAGGAATggtattattttgattataaatatatgcatgAATGGTTCGATGATAAGCCAGAAATATTGGAAGCTGTTGATTGGAAATTATTTGGCTTTGATAAATCTGGAAGAGACTCAACTTTGTGGATTGGTAGTAAAGGTGCTCATACTAATTGTCATCAAGATACTTACGGATGTAATTTAATTGCACAGTTACATGGCAG aaagGAATGGTTGTTATTCCCACCGGATTCGGGTGCTGAATTGAAGCAAACAAGGATTCCATATGAAGAATCAACGATTTAtagtaaattcaattttttttctccaacgagaGATGATCAAGTGGCGATGgagagaataaataaaaatgcaaAGTCAATTGTCTTGGAGAAAGGACAAGTTTTGTTTGTACCAAGAGGGTGGTGGCATTATGTTGAGTCGTTGGATTTTTCAATTAGTGTCAATGTATGGCTACCATTGGAAAGCGACAATGAGGGAAGGTTGAAAGAAgctattgttaaatttttaatgactaaGTCTGAAGGTATTCCAGCTGCTGAAGAACTTAAATCTATTGACTTGAATAATTTGTCGCTATTG ATGCAACATTGTATCGAAGAGTGTAAGAAATTGCGAGATGtcgatgaagaaataaaaataaaaagagctAAAACTGTCCCTTtggttttatcaaatttagcTAAAGATTATCCAGAAGTAATCACAGAAATTCGTGATTTAAGTAGAGAAgaattaaataacattttgAGTTTCAAAAGTCATAGATTTAAAGATAAAGAAATACTTACTGTAGGAATAAACAAAAGTATTAAAGATGATAACGATGTACTGCAAACTGTTGTCGATAGACTTTGTTGTGCAGATATTATTGATGTTGTTGTTGATAGTTTATTGAATGCACAGCCGTAG